The Fusobacterium sp. FSA-380-WT-3A sequence ATTAGATGGAATATTACAACTGTCTTAGCTGCTAAAGATGTAACTTTTTTAGAGAATAATCCTACTAAAACTATTGCTATTGTTGGAATATTAAAGAATCCTGTAAATCTTCTCATTACTTCAAATAATCCACCTTTAGCATACATTGTAAATGGAGCAACTGTCATACTAAAAATTGCTAAGAAAGTTCCAACTTGTTTTGCTACTTTTATTAATTTTTCATCTGAAGCATTTGGATTTATTACTGGTTTATAAACATCAAAACAGAATAATGTAGCAGCACTATTTAATAAAGAGTTATATGTACTCAATACAGCTCCAAATATTACTGCACTATAAAATCCTACTAAAGATTTAGGTAATACTGTTGCTACTAATTTTGGATAAGCAGCATCTCCCAAATTTGTATTTCCTCCAAATATATGGAAAGCTATAACTCCAGGGAAAGAAACTATTATTGGAATTAATATTTTCATAAATCCAGAAAGTAAAACTCCTTTTTGTCCCTCTTTTAAATTAGCTGCTCCTAAAGTTCTTTGAATTAATACTTGGTTAGTACACCAATAGAACATATTAGCAAAAATCATACCTGTAAAAATTGTTCCAAATGGTATTGGGTCTGTTGGTCCTCCTATTGCATTTATTTTATCTAAATGAGTTGTTGTAATTTGATTTAAAGCATTTCCTATACTTCCTTTTCCTAAATATATTAATCCAAAGAAAGGAACTGCTAATCCTCCAACTACTAATCCGATACCATTAATAGTATCTGATACTGCAACAGCTTTAAGACCTCCAAATACAGCATAAATACTTCCTATAATTCCTATTGCCCATACTAATATCCAAATAGATTGAACATATGTAACTCCTAACATCGCTTCTAAGTTAAAAACTTGATTAAATGCTACTGCTCCAGCATATAATGCAGCTGGTGTTGAAATTAATACATATCCTACTAATAAAAGCATTGAAATTAATTTTCTTGTTGTAGCATCATATCTTTCTTCCAAAAATTGAGGCATTGTTGTAAAACCTCTTTTTAAATAATAAGGTAAGAAAAATACTGCTAACATAATTGTTGCTACTGCAGCAGTTGATTCCCAAGCCATTCCTGTTATATTTTTCATATAAGCTTGACCACTAAGTCCAACTATTTGTTCTGCTGATATATTAGTTAAAAGCATTGATCCTGCAATAACTACCCCAGATAATCCTCTTCCTGCTAAGAAATAACCATCAGCTGTATCTAATCTTTCTTCTTTTGTTTTCCACCATGATAACACAGCTACTAATGCTGTAAAAAATATAAATGAAACAACAGTTAATAACATTTTTACCCCCTACATAAATAATTCTTTAAAACTTTTCTAGTACTTAACTTTCAAGTTCACCCCTATAATACCTTCATAAGCTCCTCTGCTTATAAAATCTTGTTTATCATTATGTACTAATAGCCATTTATTTC is a genomic window containing:
- a CDS encoding solute:sodium symporter family transporter codes for the protein MLLTVVSFIFFTALVAVLSWWKTKEERLDTADGYFLAGRGLSGVVIAGSMLLTNISAEQIVGLSGQAYMKNITGMAWESTAAVATIMLAVFFLPYYLKRGFTTMPQFLEERYDATTRKLISMLLLVGYVLISTPAALYAGAVAFNQVFNLEAMLGVTYVQSIWILVWAIGIIGSIYAVFGGLKAVAVSDTINGIGLVVGGLAVPFFGLIYLGKGSIGNALNQITTTHLDKINAIGGPTDPIPFGTIFTGMIFANMFYWCTNQVLIQRTLGAANLKEGQKGVLLSGFMKILIPIIVSFPGVIAFHIFGGNTNLGDAAYPKLVATVLPKSLVGFYSAVIFGAVLSTYNSLLNSAATLFCFDVYKPVINPNASDEKLIKVAKQVGTFLAIFSMTVAPFTMYAKGGLFEVMRRFTGFFNIPTIAIVLVGLFSKKVTSLAAKTVVIFHLIAYTVLIFILKVKLNYVHVMGLLFVVEVILMHIISAVKPAEKDYEEPKTKPFVDMKPWAKLPLVSTLLMGLLVFIYIFLSPIGVVSPIKGENLVGPNFKLAMLALVVGMGIFYKVMDMKIKHSRFLAEIEDFSEEK